The proteins below come from a single Spirochaetota bacterium genomic window:
- a CDS encoding beta-ketoacyl synthase N-terminal-like domain-containing protein produces the protein MYFEPIAIIGQSCVLPGALNPQELWDILAKGQDVLAKVPDGYWRTDTELVFAQSYKDSEDRTWTDRGGYVRDFDSVFDPEGFAISKDEILLFDPLVHWIFHTGREALKDSGYPSASNIKAGAIFGNLSYPSHSLTQFAESVWLDAQANNFIGGKSRQIAGIDRPHPLNRFMSGLPAHMLARALELKAGAFALDAACASSLYAIKLACDKLHDREADLMLAGGVNRADDLIIHIGFCALQAMSHSGESRPFHRKADGLVPAEGAGFIVLKRLDDAIASDDTILGVIRGIGLSNDGRGHGLLVPSEEGQFRAIRQAYDISGLSPEDISLIECHATGTPIGDGVEIRSIMRAFEGLKQIPIGSIKSNMGHPITVSGIAGILKILGALKHGIRPPTLHVEEPLEIINDSPFRLLTEPEPWDSENPRRAVVNNFGFGGNNAHIIIEEWDKTLNNKPKKRKRTPKTNNEEIAIVGIGVMAADLIGAENFAQALFTGESRLRKHDGDDPSGFTESYQLPMMGLRFPPADLEQTLPQQLLVLKSTFEAITDVESLPVERTGALIGMGCDGEVARSSACWRLPQWVDSWKGSIQFSDVEDWISRARDHINPFRKAPSIVGAMPNIVANRLCSQFDLRGPSFTISSEEISGMRCLEIAVRALRANELDAAIVGAVDVCCEPVHKGAAKDVLNAECHTPGDASVILILKRLTDARENSDKIYAIISDKADNPTLRLGLEEDSMSLIPLFGHAHAASGLLHVAASALACYYKILPTGKAKLSLPWLTPQQPRSAEISVNALGGERSIIRLKEDIDSPSGHFVLSQFPRLHIYSGNTSEDVLHSLINGEESEDGPARLVITASDNDELIELQKKAQILLEKGEFSRDPIILDKGIYYSDNPIGGEIAFVFTGSAGVYPGMGRELMLAFPELVDEICTGFTLEEVLDLTSDISTDMQKSPERMLWSSTLLSQIHAKITQQYLGIIPDAVIGFSSGESNSLFATGAWRDLSKMFQEFRDTGVFTKEVGGEFNCIKRAWKDYGISDVDWINYGLLVPEDEAQSIIDSEPLVHIIVINAPGNIVIGGQAEACEGVVERLGRERAYKLGYDVAVHCSEMKKYADKWRKLHHRTTFPVPDIRFYSSSTCSHYQPNAELAADALLGMASQRLNFPKMVENAWNDGIRIFIEHGPRDSCSRWISQILGNREHVTIPMDRAEVSSMTQVIHVIAQLICAGVSINHIDFTEILTSLKGKEKTMSLNTLSTKNPLKTYKVHPPIIQFSEIPIAAVQEVKSTKTPDNIETRLIRMPNDEKNGTGKQKMSQAPWLAPVLEDIPIKTRGDGREIIIDNSVMPANSIDHQSLPIGSDSPMGNIFNNMVKQNALISSIHRDFVNQQALVHQHFLKMRQDALSILMNASSQGFDFTDSTLVTALKPAFNTPPTTQEQYNAESHVTSMEPDKKDTLMKSHTSVIDKPPIIPDRDLKDSSLNKKSSTYQSAIARQFSKPEAKKPIGPRFSRKELEILASGKISEVFGPLFEVQDHYHRQVRLPKPPLLLTDRVTGLDAEAGSMGKGIIWTETDVKKDAWYINDIYMPAGVTVEAGQSDLLLISWLGADFKNMGERVYRLLGCDLVYYGSPPKVGDTLCYEIYVDGHANVGDVRIFFFHYDCRINGEIRLSVRNAQAGFFSDEELANSGGVLWEAETGEHKDKADARVDPLIVDCTRSKFSVDQVRAFSQGRVYECFGPGFEIAETHTKTPKLPPGRLLLLHHVSQFNPKGGPWGRGYLRSEYNISPDEWFLTCHFKNDPCMPGTLMSDACLQTLAFYVTAMGFTLNKDGWRFDPVPDEIYHIICRGQVTPKSNTIIYETFVEEVIDSPYPTVYADILATCDGLKILHIRRLGIRLVPDWPLNCWPELIENHEETRPVASVGDFRFDYKSLLACAWGRPSDAFGENGKAFDGPRHIARLPGPPYHFMSRISKLEAEMGSMKSGESIEVEYDVPTDAWYFDMNGNPTMPFCVLMEVAMQPCGWLAVFEGCPASTENDLYFRNIDGTGRITAEILPNTETIRTRTTLTSISRMSNLILVNFDVICFVEETPVYNMKTRFGFFPKEALDQQIGLPSTEDEKGWLEESCDFLVDLTELPDRYFNGKLRLPRPMLLMLDRITGYWPKGGGNGLRRLRAEKDVNVSEWFFKAHFMSDPIQPGSLGVESMVQLLQFYMLHEHMEEGIEHPRFEPLALNRPTTWKYRGQVTPNKKRISVEMNILERGRDEAGAYSVAEAWLWVDELRIFHVKDLGMRIVSGNPPTKAEGGTRHNKKNNSNNIENMIKEAVADKANVNPSTVRFIENRNVALCEAMPLTLYPVEMKDKKNKAPLVKLGEPFLDFDRMLSYGRKIWGLGQWIGEKITQGLCEQFTRFLILEDPAILKSIHGRSVLYLANHQVQVESMLFPMMMQVLTEKRVMPIANSDHQNGWIGMLNEFTYSYPGVTYPRNIVFFDQNDRRSMFDIIEGFKAMIDREGISVFLHVEGKLGLSCRNPVKILSSVFIDMAISSNLPIVPIRFIGGLPVEEMGIPLDFPVGYCKQDYYIGSPIFPEELNAMPYAERRKYVIKSINNLGHPNKTEKPNPPNTRFKKEVEAWMAKTGSTEIKAVLFKVLEGLTDTTDKETQALINAIREGKLLIKNNEKGKWISDLAQWLIEPRKLKIAYSDGEH, from the coding sequence ATGTACTTTGAACCGATTGCAATTATTGGACAGTCATGCGTCCTCCCAGGAGCATTAAATCCTCAAGAGTTATGGGACATATTAGCAAAGGGCCAGGATGTATTAGCCAAAGTGCCAGACGGCTACTGGCGTACTGATACAGAACTGGTATTCGCACAATCTTACAAAGATTCTGAAGACCGCACATGGACTGATCGTGGAGGCTATGTGCGCGACTTTGATTCAGTATTTGATCCTGAGGGCTTTGCCATTTCAAAGGATGAGATATTACTCTTCGATCCGCTTGTTCATTGGATTTTTCATACAGGACGAGAAGCGCTTAAAGATTCTGGTTATCCTAGCGCCTCCAATATCAAGGCTGGCGCAATTTTTGGTAATCTCTCCTATCCATCTCACTCGTTGACTCAGTTTGCAGAATCAGTATGGCTTGATGCTCAAGCTAACAATTTCATTGGAGGCAAATCTCGACAGATAGCTGGAATAGACAGGCCTCACCCTCTCAACCGCTTTATGTCAGGCCTTCCCGCTCATATGTTAGCTCGCGCCCTGGAATTGAAAGCCGGCGCCTTTGCCCTTGACGCTGCCTGTGCTTCCTCCCTATACGCCATTAAATTAGCATGTGATAAACTTCACGACAGAGAGGCGGATCTGATGCTGGCAGGTGGTGTAAACAGAGCAGATGATCTTATCATTCACATCGGTTTCTGTGCATTACAAGCGATGAGTCATAGCGGCGAGAGCCGACCCTTTCATCGAAAGGCTGATGGTTTAGTCCCGGCTGAGGGAGCTGGATTTATTGTGCTCAAACGACTGGATGATGCGATTGCGTCAGATGATACCATACTGGGCGTTATTCGAGGAATAGGCCTCTCCAATGACGGCCGGGGTCATGGTCTGCTGGTTCCTTCTGAGGAGGGTCAATTCCGGGCCATTCGACAAGCCTATGATATATCCGGATTATCCCCTGAAGACATCTCACTCATAGAATGTCATGCTACAGGAACTCCAATTGGCGATGGGGTTGAGATACGAAGTATAATGAGAGCCTTTGAGGGTCTTAAACAGATCCCAATCGGTTCAATTAAATCTAATATGGGCCATCCCATCACTGTTTCAGGAATCGCAGGTATTTTAAAAATTTTGGGAGCCCTAAAGCATGGCATCCGACCCCCAACACTACATGTGGAGGAGCCCTTGGAGATAATAAACGATTCTCCCTTTAGGCTGCTTACAGAACCCGAGCCATGGGATAGCGAAAACCCTCGTAGAGCAGTGGTAAACAATTTCGGATTTGGAGGTAATAATGCGCACATAATTATTGAGGAGTGGGATAAAACCCTTAATAATAAACCGAAAAAAAGGAAGCGGACACCCAAAACGAATAATGAAGAGATCGCTATAGTCGGCATTGGTGTTATGGCTGCTGATCTAATAGGTGCTGAAAATTTTGCTCAGGCACTATTCACTGGAGAATCGCGTCTACGGAAACACGATGGCGACGACCCCTCAGGATTTACCGAATCTTATCAGTTGCCCATGATGGGCTTGCGCTTTCCACCTGCTGATCTAGAGCAGACCCTACCCCAACAGCTCTTAGTATTGAAAAGCACATTCGAGGCAATTACAGATGTTGAGAGTCTCCCTGTAGAACGTACGGGCGCGCTCATTGGTATGGGATGCGATGGGGAGGTAGCACGCTCAAGCGCCTGCTGGCGTCTTCCACAATGGGTAGATAGCTGGAAAGGATCTATCCAGTTTTCAGATGTTGAGGATTGGATATCAAGAGCAAGGGATCACATCAATCCCTTCAGAAAGGCTCCTTCAATTGTAGGGGCAATGCCGAATATAGTAGCCAACCGATTATGCAGCCAATTTGATCTAAGAGGGCCAAGCTTTACAATATCCTCAGAAGAGATTTCAGGAATGAGATGTTTAGAAATAGCTGTTCGGGCTCTTCGGGCTAATGAACTGGACGCAGCAATAGTTGGCGCTGTTGATGTATGTTGTGAACCAGTGCATAAAGGGGCAGCGAAGGATGTCCTGAATGCAGAATGTCATACACCAGGTGATGCCTCAGTTATCTTAATCCTGAAGCGACTTACAGACGCTCGTGAGAACTCTGATAAAATCTATGCCATTATTTCTGATAAAGCAGATAATCCTACATTGAGATTAGGCCTTGAAGAAGATTCAATGAGCCTAATCCCGCTTTTCGGTCATGCTCATGCTGCATCAGGATTGCTTCATGTTGCGGCATCGGCATTAGCCTGTTATTACAAAATTCTACCAACAGGGAAGGCGAAACTATCCCTCCCCTGGTTAACACCTCAGCAACCCAGATCAGCAGAGATATCCGTAAACGCTTTAGGGGGAGAACGTTCCATTATAAGATTGAAAGAGGACATTGATTCCCCTTCAGGACACTTTGTTCTATCCCAATTTCCACGTCTACATATCTATTCAGGCAATACGAGCGAGGATGTTCTTCATAGTCTGATCAATGGAGAGGAATCAGAGGATGGACCTGCCCGCTTAGTAATCACGGCATCAGATAACGATGAACTTATTGAGCTACAAAAGAAGGCTCAAATCCTTCTTGAAAAAGGAGAGTTTTCTAGGGATCCTATTATATTAGATAAAGGCATCTACTATAGCGATAATCCTATTGGTGGGGAGATTGCCTTTGTCTTTACCGGATCAGCTGGCGTTTATCCTGGTATGGGTAGGGAACTAATGCTGGCCTTCCCTGAATTAGTCGATGAAATCTGTACAGGATTTACCCTAGAGGAGGTTCTTGACCTAACTAGTGATATCAGTACTGATATGCAAAAATCTCCAGAGAGGATGTTATGGTCAAGCACCCTTCTATCTCAAATCCATGCAAAAATTACTCAACAGTATTTGGGTATTATTCCTGATGCTGTTATTGGATTTTCCTCAGGCGAGTCCAATTCACTTTTTGCCACTGGAGCCTGGAGAGACTTGAGCAAAATGTTCCAAGAATTTCGAGATACAGGGGTTTTCACTAAAGAGGTAGGTGGTGAATTCAATTGTATCAAACGAGCATGGAAGGATTATGGTATTTCCGATGTAGATTGGATTAACTATGGATTATTGGTTCCTGAGGATGAGGCTCAATCAATTATTGATTCAGAACCCCTTGTTCATATCATTGTAATCAATGCCCCTGGTAACATTGTAATTGGTGGTCAAGCAGAGGCCTGCGAGGGTGTTGTGGAGAGGTTAGGACGAGAAAGGGCATACAAATTGGGATACGATGTAGCAGTCCACTGTTCTGAGATGAAGAAATATGCAGATAAATGGCGCAAATTGCATCATCGCACAACCTTCCCAGTGCCCGATATTCGCTTCTATTCCAGTTCTACATGCAGTCACTATCAACCAAATGCTGAATTAGCCGCTGATGCGCTTTTGGGGATGGCATCGCAAAGGCTTAATTTTCCTAAAATGGTGGAAAACGCATGGAATGATGGGATTAGAATCTTTATTGAACATGGTCCGCGGGATAGCTGTTCAAGGTGGATATCTCAGATACTTGGCAATAGAGAACATGTAACCATACCAATGGATAGAGCTGAGGTTTCATCAATGACTCAGGTCATTCATGTAATAGCTCAACTAATATGCGCGGGAGTATCCATCAATCATATTGACTTTACTGAGATTTTGACCTCATTAAAGGGGAAAGAGAAAACTATGAGTTTAAACACCCTTTCCACCAAGAATCCTCTTAAGACCTATAAGGTTCATCCACCAATTATACAATTCTCTGAAATCCCTATAGCCGCAGTGCAGGAAGTGAAATCAACAAAAACTCCTGATAATATTGAAACGAGGTTGATTAGAATGCCTAATGATGAGAAAAATGGAACTGGGAAGCAAAAGATGTCCCAAGCTCCATGGTTAGCACCCGTATTAGAAGATATCCCAATTAAAACGAGAGGAGACGGTCGGGAAATCATTATTGATAATAGCGTTATGCCTGCCAACTCAATTGATCATCAGAGCCTTCCCATTGGGTCAGATTCTCCCATGGGAAATATATTTAATAATATGGTAAAACAAAATGCACTTATATCATCCATTCACCGGGACTTTGTGAATCAACAGGCTCTGGTTCATCAACATTTCCTCAAAATGCGCCAAGATGCTTTATCCATCTTAATGAATGCTTCAAGCCAAGGGTTTGATTTTACAGACAGTACTTTAGTTACAGCTTTGAAACCAGCATTCAATACTCCTCCGACAACCCAGGAACAATATAATGCTGAATCTCATGTTACATCAATGGAACCGGATAAAAAAGATACCTTAATGAAATCCCATACTTCAGTAATTGACAAACCTCCAATAATCCCAGATAGGGATTTGAAGGATTCTTCACTCAATAAGAAGTCGTCCACATATCAATCAGCTATAGCTAGACAGTTCTCAAAACCGGAAGCGAAGAAACCCATAGGCCCAAGGTTCTCCAGGAAAGAGCTTGAGATACTGGCATCTGGCAAAATTTCAGAAGTTTTTGGCCCACTATTTGAGGTACAGGATCACTATCACCGCCAGGTTCGTCTACCAAAACCGCCATTGCTATTAACAGACAGGGTCACAGGATTGGATGCTGAAGCAGGATCCATGGGCAAGGGCATAATATGGACAGAAACGGATGTCAAAAAGGACGCCTGGTACATCAACGATATCTATATGCCAGCGGGGGTCACAGTAGAGGCTGGGCAGAGCGATCTGTTGCTTATCTCATGGCTTGGAGCTGACTTTAAGAACATGGGTGAGCGGGTCTACCGCCTGTTAGGCTGTGATCTGGTGTACTATGGCTCCCCTCCAAAAGTGGGAGACACACTATGTTATGAAATCTATGTGGATGGACATGCCAATGTAGGCGATGTTCGCATCTTCTTCTTTCATTATGATTGCAGAATAAACGGGGAGATCCGCCTATCAGTTCGAAACGCCCAGGCAGGTTTCTTCTCTGATGAAGAGTTGGCTAATTCCGGAGGTGTGCTATGGGAAGCAGAAACTGGGGAACATAAGGATAAAGCGGATGCTCGCGTTGATCCACTTATAGTTGACTGCACAAGAAGCAAATTTTCAGTGGATCAGGTTAGGGCATTTTCTCAAGGACGAGTCTATGAATGCTTTGGACCTGGATTTGAGATAGCAGAGACCCATACAAAGACCCCCAAGCTTCCACCAGGGAGGCTGCTACTGCTCCACCATGTGAGTCAATTCAATCCCAAGGGCGGACCATGGGGAAGGGGATATTTGCGATCAGAATATAACATCTCTCCTGATGAATGGTTCTTAACCTGTCATTTCAAGAATGATCCTTGTATGCCAGGGACCTTGATGAGTGATGCCTGTTTGCAGACCCTTGCCTTTTATGTCACAGCCATGGGCTTTACGCTGAATAAGGATGGCTGGCGCTTTGATCCTGTGCCTGACGAGATATATCACATCATCTGTCGTGGGCAGGTAACACCCAAGAGTAATACTATAATCTATGAGACATTTGTTGAAGAGGTTATTGATAGCCCCTATCCTACTGTATACGCTGACATCCTTGCTACATGTGATGGCCTTAAGATATTGCATATACGCCGCTTGGGTATACGTCTTGTACCGGATTGGCCACTTAATTGTTGGCCCGAACTTATAGAAAATCATGAGGAGACAAGACCTGTAGCCAGTGTTGGCGATTTCCGTTTTGATTATAAATCACTGCTTGCCTGCGCATGGGGCAGACCCTCTGATGCTTTTGGAGAGAATGGAAAAGCGTTCGACGGACCGCGCCACATCGCTAGACTGCCTGGACCGCCCTATCACTTTATGTCACGGATTTCCAAGCTAGAGGCTGAAATGGGAAGCATGAAATCTGGTGAATCCATTGAGGTTGAGTATGATGTACCAACTGACGCGTGGTATTTTGACATGAATGGAAATCCTACAATGCCCTTCTGTGTTTTGATGGAGGTGGCAATGCAGCCATGCGGATGGCTGGCTGTATTCGAGGGCTGTCCAGCCAGCACAGAAAATGACCTCTATTTTAGAAACATCGATGGTACAGGCAGAATAACCGCTGAAATACTTCCAAACACAGAGACAATACGCACCCGCACCACGCTAACCAGCATATCCCGCATGTCGAATCTAATTCTGGTTAACTTTGATGTGATATGTTTTGTTGAAGAGACGCCAGTTTATAATATGAAAACAAGATTCGGATTCTTTCCCAAGGAGGCCCTGGATCAACAGATTGGATTGCCATCCACAGAAGATGAGAAGGGATGGCTTGAGGAATCCTGCGATTTTCTTGTTGATCTTACAGAATTGCCGGATCGCTACTTTAATGGCAAATTACGTCTACCGAGGCCGATGCTGCTTATGCTTGACCGCATTACAGGCTACTGGCCTAAGGGTGGAGGGAACGGACTCAGACGCTTGAGGGCTGAAAAGGATGTAAATGTTAGCGAATGGTTCTTCAAGGCACACTTCATGTCCGATCCGATACAGCCGGGCTCCCTTGGAGTCGAGTCAATGGTGCAATTATTGCAGTTTTACATGTTACATGAGCACATGGAGGAAGGTATTGAACACCCACGCTTTGAGCCCCTTGCCCTTAACAGACCAACCACCTGGAAGTACAGGGGGCAGGTGACGCCAAACAAGAAACGCATCTCTGTTGAGATGAATATCCTTGAGCGTGGCAGAGATGAGGCTGGGGCCTATTCCGTGGCCGAGGCATGGTTATGGGTAGATGAGCTAAGAATATTCCATGTTAAGGATTTAGGCATGCGCATCGTCTCAGGAAATCCACCGACAAAAGCTGAAGGCGGCACAAGGCATAATAAAAAAAATAATTCCAATAATATAGAGAATATGATAAAGGAAGCCGTAGCGGATAAAGCTAATGTTAATCCATCAACTGTCAGGTTTATAGAGAATAGGAACGTAGCCCTTTGTGAAGCCATGCCACTTACTCTATATCCAGTTGAGATGAAAGACAAAAAGAACAAAGCCCCATTAGTGAAGTTAGGGGAGCCCTTCCTCGACTTTGATAGAATGCTGTCCTATGGACGTAAAATATGGGGATTGGGGCAATGGATTGGAGAAAAAATTACCCAAGGACTCTGCGAACAGTTTACTCGGTTTTTAATCTTGGAGGATCCAGCGATATTGAAGAGCATTCATGGAAGAAGCGTTTTATACCTTGCCAATCATCAGGTTCAGGTTGAATCGATGCTATTCCCAATGATGATGCAGGTGCTGACAGAGAAACGAGTAATGCCAATCGCAAACTCTGATCATCAAAATGGCTGGATCGGCATGCTGAATGAGTTCACCTATTCCTATCCTGGTGTAACCTATCCAAGAAATATAGTCTTCTTTGATCAGAACGATAGGAGATCAATGTTTGACATAATTGAGGGTTTTAAGGCAATGATTGATAGGGAGGGAATATCTGTTTTTCTCCATGTGGAAGGGAAATTAGGATTAAGCTGCCGCAACCCTGTTAAGATATTAAGTTCTGTCTTTATTGACATGGCCATCAGCTCAAACCTCCCCATTGTGCCAATTCGTTTCATTGGAGGACTCCCAGTAGAGGAGATGGGAATCCCTTTGGACTTCCCAGTTGGTTACTGCAAACAGGATTATTACATTGGAAGTCCGATCTTTCCTGAAGAGCTGAATGCTATGCCCTATGCTGAACGCAGAAAATATGTTATCAAATCCATCAATAATCTGGGACATCCAAACAAGACTGAAAAACCCAATCCACCGAATACTCGTTTCAAAAAGGAAGTAGAGGCATGGATGGCTAAAACAGGATCAACAGAGATAAAGGCAGTGCTCTTTAAGGTACTGGAGGGTCTCACTGACACAACAGATAAGGAAACCCAGGCGTTGATTAATGCTATCCGTGAGGGCAAACTGTTGATAAAGAATAATGAGAAGGGCAAATGGATTTCAGATCTTGCTCAATGGCTTATTGAACCCAGGAAGCTAAAAATAGCTTATAGTGATGGAGAACATTAA
- the ftsH gene encoding ATP-dependent zinc metalloprotease FtsH, producing MNKSGKQIALILVVVILAIAIYRMNNISKTSIDTLQYSDFIKKVYDEKVKSITIIDGKKIEGTYLKGDRAYLFKTIIPYDDADLMKTLIEHRIEIKGEMDDDNIFVKGLLNFLPWLLFLGLIWFLLVRQIQATGNRAMSFGQSRAKVNPDTKKKVTFSDVAGVEEAKEELKEVIDFLKDPKKFINIGAKIPTGVLLMGPPGTGKTLLARAIAGEADVPFFFISGSDFVEMFVGVGASRVRDLFEQGKKSAPCIIFIDEIDAVGRLRGAGLGGGHDEREQTLNQLLVEMDGFETNEGVIIVAATNRPDILDPALMRPGRFDRQVVVDIPDLKGREKILAVHSRKVPLFKDVDLKILAMGTIGFTGADLSNLINEGALLAARRNKKRVSMLELEDAKDKVLMGPERKSVLISEEEKKIIAFHETGHAILGLVLPGADPIHKVTIIPRGRSLGLTMQLPKDEKHLQSQKYWLNQITILYGGIIAEEIKMQDITTGSSSDIERATDIARKMVCEWGMSDKLGTLSFGKRREQIFLGREISQHRDYSEVTAELIDQEIKIIIDTCKKRARDLIMTNMEKFDKIANYLIERESLNREEIDMINRGEELPPIQIDNSKIKKNEKVDRSKNESEKKVFQPVES from the coding sequence ATGAATAAATCAGGGAAACAGATAGCATTAATATTGGTTGTAGTCATTCTAGCAATAGCGATTTATAGGATGAATAATATTTCTAAAACAAGTATCGATACATTGCAATATAGTGATTTCATTAAAAAGGTGTATGATGAAAAGGTGAAATCTATTACTATTATTGATGGCAAAAAGATTGAGGGTACTTATTTGAAAGGTGATAGAGCCTATTTGTTTAAGACGATAATACCCTATGATGACGCAGATCTGATGAAAACGCTAATAGAGCATCGGATTGAGATAAAGGGTGAGATGGATGATGATAATATCTTTGTTAAGGGATTGCTGAATTTTTTACCATGGCTTTTATTTTTGGGACTAATATGGTTTTTATTGGTAAGACAGATTCAGGCTACTGGCAATCGTGCCATGTCCTTTGGTCAGAGTAGAGCTAAGGTAAACCCTGATACAAAGAAAAAAGTAACCTTTTCTGATGTCGCAGGTGTTGAAGAGGCTAAGGAGGAGTTGAAAGAGGTTATCGATTTCTTAAAGGATCCCAAGAAATTTATCAATATTGGTGCTAAGATCCCTACAGGGGTGCTTTTAATGGGACCACCTGGCACAGGGAAGACGCTCCTTGCAAGAGCCATTGCCGGGGAGGCCGATGTCCCATTCTTTTTCATAAGCGGTTCGGACTTTGTTGAGATGTTTGTTGGTGTTGGAGCATCACGGGTGAGGGACCTCTTTGAACAGGGGAAAAAGAGCGCGCCATGCATAATTTTCATTGATGAAATAGATGCAGTTGGAAGGCTGAGGGGCGCTGGATTGGGTGGTGGACATGACGAAAGGGAACAGACCCTAAACCAGTTGCTGGTGGAGATGGATGGTTTTGAGACTAATGAGGGGGTTATTATTGTAGCAGCCACAAACAGACCTGATATACTTGACCCCGCTTTGATGCGCCCAGGGAGATTCGACAGACAAGTAGTTGTTGATATTCCGGACTTAAAGGGGCGTGAAAAGATATTAGCTGTACATTCTAGGAAAGTGCCGCTATTCAAGGATGTTGATTTAAAGATACTTGCCATGGGCACAATCGGTTTTACAGGTGCTGATCTATCGAATCTCATAAATGAGGGCGCCCTCCTCGCTGCAAGGAGGAATAAAAAGCGTGTGTCAATGCTGGAGTTAGAGGATGCAAAGGACAAGGTGCTTATGGGACCTGAGAGAAAGTCGGTTCTGATTTCTGAAGAGGAAAAGAAGATAATTGCGTTTCACGAGACAGGGCATGCGATCTTAGGGTTGGTTTTGCCAGGGGCTGATCCTATTCATAAGGTTACAATTATTCCACGTGGAAGATCTTTAGGTTTAACAATGCAGCTTCCAAAAGATGAAAAGCATCTTCAATCTCAAAAATATTGGTTAAATCAAATTACAATCCTCTATGGAGGGATCATAGCTGAAGAGATAAAGATGCAGGATATAACAACTGGATCAAGCAGTGATATTGAGAGGGCGACGGATATTGCTAGAAAGATGGTTTGTGAATGGGGTATGAGTGATAAATTGGGTACATTATCCTTTGGAAAGAGAAGGGAGCAGATATTTTTAGGTAGAGAGATCTCACAGCATAGGGATTATAGTGAGGTCACAGCGGAGCTAATAGATCAAGAGATCAAGATAATTATTGATACATGTAAAAAAAGAGCAAGAGATCTGATCATGACTAATATGGAAAAGTTTGATAAAATTGCAAATTATTTAATTGAGAGGGAGAGTTTGAACAGGGAAGAGATCGATATGATTAATCGAGGTGAAGAACTCCCACCAATTCAAATCGATAACTCAAAGATTAAAAAGAATGAAAAGGTCGATAGATCTAAGAACGAAAGTGAAAAAAAGGTGTTTCAACCTGTTGAATCTTAA